The Myxococcus virescens genome has a segment encoding these proteins:
- a CDS encoding transglutaminase-like domain-containing protein — protein MTRTHRPTLLALVPLCALLVGAPSALARAPAPAAKATATQAPVSDVVKAARPKGGEYFGLYLMDKKVGWLFTDLEVLPGQPARVKTTNQLVFKAMVGSRVSERMHDEERIYEAKPGGRLLSFLVKQTGDGGTQTLVGTATADGFQVVRKRPGRPDETLPKRPPTKERVEDADPPRVALLRKAKVTGFSLDGMDLESYGLSTTVEPEEQRTINGVQVKLGKAVTVSEKEKVPVVSYITQRGEMVLVDYGTTMQARKETEAVAKRLDLVEVFGLTRVVLPKPLPESARTVPGHVTLVVQGLPAKFQEQTYRQQFKPQPDGSVEVTLSAVAPKTRKPLPLKDPEGGENLKSTLMVESDAPAIRELAKQLVGTEKDAYRIAQKVNTWVYTNLEKDYGASADRATDVLSQKKGDCTEHSLLSVALLRAAGVPARRVDGVIYMVNQDGVPALYWHEWVEAFVGEWTQLDPTFNQVVADATHFAFGKEGNAEITPLIGALKVTAVK, from the coding sequence ATGACTCGCACGCACCGACCGACCTTGCTGGCCCTCGTGCCCCTGTGTGCCCTGCTGGTGGGCGCACCGTCCGCGCTCGCGAGGGCGCCCGCCCCGGCCGCCAAGGCCACTGCCACACAGGCTCCCGTCTCCGACGTGGTGAAGGCCGCCCGGCCCAAGGGCGGCGAGTACTTCGGCCTGTACCTCATGGACAAGAAGGTCGGCTGGCTCTTCACCGACCTGGAAGTCCTGCCGGGCCAGCCCGCGCGGGTGAAGACGACCAACCAGCTCGTCTTCAAGGCCATGGTGGGCTCGCGCGTGTCGGAGCGCATGCATGACGAGGAGCGCATCTACGAGGCGAAGCCCGGTGGGCGTCTGCTGTCCTTCCTCGTGAAGCAGACCGGTGACGGCGGCACGCAAACGCTGGTGGGCACGGCCACCGCGGACGGCTTCCAGGTGGTGCGCAAGCGCCCGGGCCGCCCCGACGAGACGCTGCCCAAGCGGCCTCCGACGAAGGAGCGGGTGGAGGACGCCGACCCGCCGCGCGTGGCGCTGCTGCGCAAGGCGAAGGTGACGGGCTTCTCGTTGGATGGAATGGACCTGGAGTCCTACGGCCTCTCCACCACCGTGGAGCCCGAGGAGCAGCGGACCATCAACGGCGTGCAGGTGAAGCTGGGCAAGGCCGTCACCGTGTCGGAGAAGGAGAAGGTCCCCGTCGTTTCGTACATCACCCAGCGCGGGGAGATGGTGCTGGTGGACTACGGCACGACGATGCAGGCTCGGAAGGAGACGGAGGCCGTCGCGAAGCGGCTGGACCTGGTGGAAGTCTTCGGCCTCACCCGCGTGGTGCTGCCCAAGCCGCTGCCTGAGTCCGCGCGCACCGTGCCCGGCCACGTCACGCTGGTGGTGCAGGGCCTGCCCGCGAAGTTCCAGGAGCAGACGTACCGCCAGCAGTTCAAGCCGCAGCCGGATGGCAGCGTGGAGGTGACGCTGTCCGCCGTCGCGCCCAAGACGCGCAAGCCCCTGCCGCTGAAGGACCCGGAGGGCGGGGAGAACCTCAAGTCCACGCTCATGGTGGAGAGCGACGCGCCGGCCATCCGCGAGCTGGCGAAGCAGCTCGTGGGGACGGAGAAGGACGCGTACCGCATCGCCCAGAAGGTGAATACCTGGGTGTACACCAACCTGGAGAAGGACTACGGCGCCAGCGCGGACCGGGCCACGGACGTGCTGAGCCAGAAGAAGGGCGACTGCACGGAGCACTCGCTCCTGTCCGTGGCGCTGCTGCGCGCGGCGGGCGTGCCCGCCCGGCGCGTGGACGGCGTCATCTACATGGTGAACCAGGACGGCGTGCCCGCCCTCTACTGGCACGAATGGGTGGAGGCCTTCGTGGGCGAGTGGACCCAGCTGGACCCCACCTTCAACCAGGTGGTGGCGGACGCCACGCACTTCGCCTTCGGCAAGGAAGGCAACGCCGAAATCACGCCGCTCATCGGCGCGCTGAAGGTGACGGCCGTCAAGTGA
- a CDS encoding GNAT family N-acetyltransferase encodes MDIRPIEEKDRAPIAALIRKIETFSPQEVEVAIELANTTLTPGNTDYAIIVADRDGELVGYICYGPTPMTEDTYDLYWIASAPEVRGQGVGAALVSAMEGDLRRRNGRLIRVETSATEAYGPTRGFYASMKYGEEARIRDFYKVGDDLIILTKRL; translated from the coding sequence ATGGACATCCGTCCCATCGAAGAAAAGGATCGGGCGCCAATCGCCGCCCTGATTCGAAAGATCGAAACCTTCTCGCCGCAGGAGGTTGAGGTCGCCATCGAGCTGGCGAACACCACGCTCACGCCGGGCAACACGGACTACGCCATCATCGTCGCGGACCGCGACGGCGAGCTCGTGGGCTACATCTGCTACGGCCCCACGCCGATGACGGAGGACACCTACGACCTGTACTGGATTGCGTCCGCACCGGAAGTTCGCGGCCAGGGCGTAGGCGCGGCGCTGGTGTCCGCCATGGAGGGCGACCTGCGCCGCCGCAACGGGCGCCTCATCCGCGTGGAGACGAGCGCCACCGAGGCCTACGGCCCCACGCGCGGCTTCTACGCCTCCATGAAGTACGGCGAGGAGGCCCGCATCCGGGACTTCTACAAGGTGGGGGACGACCTCATCATCCTCACCAAGCGGCTGTAA
- a CDS encoding D-alanine--D-alanine ligase family protein yields the protein MHIILLHNRDHDLLEDDPGREAREDVVRVVSSMADALNRGDTLAEPLAIEGDRLDFMDTLRRCQPDLVVNLCESLAADSRGEMAIPCLLDALGLAYTGSSALSLGLALHKPKAKEVLTARGVSTPPFHVVERLEDALAVDLPWPLIVKPAREDASMGVTSESVVHERAALVRACDAVLREFHQPALVEQFIPGREIYVPLLGNRPRQALPLTEIVFGRTFEDRPNIVSYNAKWEAASAEYRDTTSGLCRLDANLESRCVQVALEAFAALDCQDYGRVDLRVSPEGVPYVIDINPNCDLHPSAGFAKAALAAGMDYPALASRLVEVALERAHGHPSHRRKGSGANRRPDSKDRNLLAAGG from the coding sequence ATGCACATCATCCTGCTGCACAACCGCGACCACGACCTCCTTGAGGACGACCCTGGGCGGGAGGCCCGGGAGGATGTGGTCCGTGTCGTCTCCTCCATGGCGGACGCCCTCAACCGGGGCGACACCCTGGCCGAACCGCTCGCCATCGAAGGTGACCGGCTCGACTTCATGGACACCCTGCGCCGGTGCCAGCCGGACCTGGTCGTCAACCTCTGCGAGTCGTTGGCGGCCGACAGCCGGGGCGAGATGGCCATCCCCTGCCTGCTGGACGCGCTGGGGCTGGCCTACACGGGCTCGAGCGCGCTGTCCCTGGGGCTGGCGCTGCACAAGCCCAAGGCGAAGGAAGTCCTCACCGCGCGCGGCGTGTCCACGCCGCCCTTCCACGTGGTGGAGCGCCTGGAGGATGCGCTGGCGGTGGACCTGCCCTGGCCGCTCATCGTCAAGCCCGCGCGGGAAGACGCCAGCATGGGCGTGACGTCGGAGTCCGTGGTGCATGAGCGCGCCGCGCTGGTCCGCGCCTGTGACGCGGTGCTCCGTGAGTTTCATCAGCCGGCCCTGGTGGAGCAGTTCATCCCCGGGCGGGAAATCTATGTGCCGCTGCTCGGCAACCGGCCGCGCCAGGCGCTGCCCCTGACGGAAATCGTCTTCGGTCGTACGTTCGAGGACAGACCCAACATCGTCTCCTACAACGCCAAGTGGGAGGCGGCGTCGGCGGAGTACCGGGACACCACCAGCGGATTGTGCCGGCTGGACGCGAACCTGGAGTCCCGTTGCGTGCAGGTCGCGCTGGAAGCCTTTGCAGCACTGGACTGTCAGGACTATGGACGGGTCGACCTCCGGGTATCCCCGGAGGGCGTGCCCTACGTCATCGACATCAACCCCAACTGCGACCTTCATCCGAGCGCGGGGTTCGCCAAGGCCGCCCTGGCCGCCGGAATGGACTATCCGGCCCTGGCGTCCCGGCTCGTGGAGGTCGCGCTCGAGAGAGCACATGGACATCCGTCCCATCGAAGAAAAGGATCGGGCGCCAATCGCCGCCCTGATTCGAAAGATCGAAACCTTCTCGCCGCAGGAGGTTGA
- a CDS encoding HD domain-containing protein — protein sequence MRIRDPIHGTIPVSDPEKAVIDSRHYQRLRYVRQLGFGDLAFPGATHTRHIHSLGAMHVASRVFGAVAARSSLPEDVRERFCAAVRLAVLCHDLGHMPLSHASERIAPKRSLLRLPSWLDGTAEGELATHEDYTAKILLDSSLTPIIEKHFGGMGITPMAAVALVSGAKPPKDPGFTHQGVDWTPLLRAIVSGELDADRMDYLLRDSFYTGVNYGRYDMDWIVSNLNPAMKDGRAYLALSRAAAFAFEDFLLSRYHMFVSVYLHHTSVNFDYMLRRYYEESPGEFEIPSDPEEFLLCDDSALWYTLRRSKNPWAQRISQRQGYKLLAQFTERDTGYDLDVLRSALVSHKFDHYVVESQNVLSKYTSGPSGRGPSLYIIDASTGRLTEVARYTPLYQRYSGAVRLVRLYVRPDQADKAHALMGRVLGQAVES from the coding sequence ATGCGCATCCGTGACCCCATCCACGGCACCATCCCGGTCAGCGACCCCGAGAAGGCCGTCATCGACAGCCGGCACTACCAGCGGCTGCGGTATGTCCGACAGCTTGGCTTCGGGGACCTGGCCTTTCCCGGGGCCACGCACACGCGCCACATCCATTCCCTGGGCGCCATGCATGTCGCCTCGCGCGTGTTCGGCGCGGTGGCCGCCCGCTCGTCGCTGCCGGAGGACGTGCGGGAGCGCTTCTGCGCGGCGGTGCGTCTGGCGGTTCTCTGCCATGACCTGGGGCACATGCCGCTGTCGCATGCCTCGGAGCGCATCGCCCCGAAGCGCTCGCTCCTGCGCCTGCCATCCTGGCTGGACGGCACCGCGGAGGGCGAGCTGGCCACGCACGAGGACTACACGGCGAAAATCCTCCTCGACAGCTCGCTGACGCCCATCATCGAGAAGCACTTCGGCGGCATGGGGATTACGCCCATGGCGGCGGTGGCGCTGGTGTCGGGCGCGAAGCCGCCGAAGGACCCGGGCTTCACGCACCAGGGCGTGGACTGGACGCCGCTGCTACGCGCCATCGTCTCCGGCGAGCTGGACGCGGACCGCATGGACTACCTGCTGCGCGACTCCTTCTACACAGGCGTCAACTATGGCCGGTACGACATGGATTGGATTGTCAGCAACCTCAATCCCGCGATGAAGGACGGGCGGGCCTACCTCGCCCTCAGCCGGGCGGCGGCCTTCGCCTTCGAGGACTTCCTCCTCAGCCGCTACCACATGTTCGTGTCGGTGTACCTGCACCACACCTCCGTGAACTTCGACTACATGCTGCGGCGCTACTACGAGGAGTCGCCCGGCGAGTTCGAGATTCCTTCGGATCCGGAAGAGTTCCTGCTCTGTGACGATTCGGCGCTCTGGTACACGCTGCGCCGCTCCAAGAATCCGTGGGCCCAGCGCATCAGCCAGCGGCAGGGCTACAAGCTGCTGGCGCAGTTCACGGAGCGGGACACGGGCTACGACCTGGACGTGCTGCGCAGCGCGCTGGTGTCCCACAAGTTCGACCACTACGTCGTCGAGTCCCAGAACGTGCTCAGCAAGTACACCTCCGGGCCATCTGGCCGAGGGCCGAGCCTGTACATCATCGACGCCTCCACCGGCCGGCTGACCGAGGTGGCGCGCTACACGCCGCTGTATCAACGCTACAGTGGCGCGGTGCGGCTCGTCCGGCTGTACGTCCGGCCAGACCAGGCGGACAAGGCACATGCGTTGATGGGCCGGGTCCTCGGCCAGGCGGTGGAGTCATGA
- a CDS encoding MBL fold metallo-hydrolase, translating into MSERLPGLGLGLDLLTHSPVEARPSSVALLYRRAGEGVEVFWVKRGKALRFAGGFYAFPGGKLDAADADVPVAGASGDEAALRSAAARELFEETGVLVAHGAEALSAAKVASLRKALLDGTLGWGALLKAEGLSLNADDFRAAGRWVTPPALPVRFDTRFYLVEMPAHARAEWWPGELAEGAWVTPADALARWGDGTALLHPPAVHAFQVLGAFTDASDVLARLASPPFCPGYVSQRIEFQQGVRVVALETPTLPPAAHTNAYVLGNGELLIVDPGAADVKQYAKLLSLVSGLKAEGLRPVAVVLTHHHGDHVGGARAVKERLGIPLWCHARTADRLDFPVERLLEDGDVLELAGEVPQRWRVLHTPGHAQGHVCLVDERSRSAVVGDMVAGVGTIVIDPPEGHMRDYLTQLARLRDWPVSTLYPAHGSPIPDGPAKLQEYLDHRAAREALILQSVPPNGATLAQVVSLAYADTPPLLHPLAERSALATLEKLVEEGLVREESLQYFRA; encoded by the coding sequence ATGAGCGAGCGTCTTCCCGGTCTGGGCCTGGGCCTGGACCTGCTGACCCACAGTCCGGTGGAGGCCCGCCCTTCTTCCGTGGCGCTGCTGTACCGGCGCGCGGGGGAGGGCGTGGAGGTCTTCTGGGTGAAGCGCGGCAAGGCGCTTCGCTTCGCGGGCGGCTTCTATGCCTTTCCCGGAGGCAAGCTGGACGCGGCCGACGCGGACGTGCCGGTGGCGGGCGCCAGCGGAGACGAGGCGGCGCTGCGCTCGGCCGCGGCGCGCGAGCTCTTCGAAGAGACGGGCGTGCTGGTGGCCCACGGCGCCGAGGCGCTGTCCGCCGCGAAGGTGGCGTCGCTGCGCAAGGCGCTCCTGGACGGGACGCTGGGGTGGGGGGCTCTGTTGAAGGCGGAGGGGTTGTCGCTGAACGCGGATGACTTCCGGGCCGCGGGCCGGTGGGTGACGCCGCCGGCGCTGCCCGTGCGCTTCGATACGCGCTTCTACCTGGTGGAGATGCCCGCCCACGCGCGCGCGGAGTGGTGGCCCGGCGAGCTCGCGGAGGGCGCCTGGGTGACGCCCGCTGATGCGCTGGCTCGGTGGGGAGATGGCACGGCGCTGCTGCACCCGCCCGCGGTGCATGCCTTCCAGGTGCTGGGCGCCTTCACGGATGCGTCCGACGTCCTGGCGCGCCTGGCGTCGCCTCCGTTCTGCCCGGGGTATGTCTCGCAGCGCATCGAGTTCCAGCAGGGCGTGCGCGTGGTGGCGCTGGAGACGCCCACGCTGCCGCCGGCCGCGCATACCAACGCGTACGTGCTGGGCAACGGCGAGCTGCTCATCGTGGACCCGGGCGCCGCGGACGTGAAGCAGTACGCGAAGCTGCTGTCACTGGTGTCGGGCCTGAAGGCGGAGGGGCTGCGGCCCGTGGCGGTGGTGCTCACCCACCATCACGGTGACCACGTGGGCGGCGCGCGCGCGGTGAAGGAGCGCTTGGGCATCCCGCTGTGGTGCCACGCGCGTACGGCGGACCGCCTGGACTTCCCCGTGGAGCGGTTGTTGGAGGACGGTGACGTCCTGGAGCTGGCGGGCGAGGTGCCGCAGCGCTGGCGCGTGCTGCACACGCCGGGGCATGCACAGGGGCACGTGTGTCTCGTGGACGAGCGCAGCCGCTCGGCGGTGGTGGGGGACATGGTGGCCGGTGTGGGGACCATCGTCATCGACCCGCCGGAGGGGCACATGCGGGACTACCTGACGCAGCTCGCGCGGCTGCGGGACTGGCCCGTGAGCACGCTCTACCCGGCGCACGGCTCACCGATTCCGGACGGGCCCGCGAAGCTCCAGGAGTACCTGGACCACCGGGCGGCGCGGGAGGCACTCATCCTTCAGTCCGTGCCACCCAACGGCGCCACGCTGGCGCAGGTGGTGTCCCTGGCCTACGCGGACACGCCGCCGCTGCTGCATCCCCTCGCGGAGCGCAGCGCGCTGGCCACACTGGAGAAGCTGGTGGAGGAGGGCCTCGTGCGCGAGGAGTCGCTCCAGTACTTCCGCGCCTAG
- a CDS encoding GlsB/YeaQ/YmgE family stress response membrane protein, producing MLVLSGPNAAWAQEPPASEPARAPASELTPPPLVPAPGGWDAPTRRDEDAGDDSRTSQETEGTTSVNEQALPGKARARATDPVPRVAVEFLGGAGGGLIAGSLGLITGFFVGASTVGCDECSIVAGVGGLTGVVVGIPAGTWLGGKLMGGRGTFLATAGGSLIGWGGALVGSALLGIGDNEPGGAVFLLLLPVVGAVAGYELSSPGEERPALTRKAPSTFQVVPVAGMGERGPRLGLAGSF from the coding sequence ATGCTGGTCCTCTCGGGCCCGAACGCCGCCTGGGCGCAGGAGCCCCCCGCGAGCGAGCCCGCCCGGGCCCCCGCCTCCGAGCTGACGCCGCCGCCCCTGGTTCCAGCCCCGGGCGGCTGGGACGCGCCGACGCGCCGCGACGAAGACGCCGGGGACGACTCCCGCACGAGCCAGGAGACGGAGGGCACGACCTCCGTCAATGAACAGGCCCTTCCTGGCAAGGCCCGCGCCCGCGCCACGGACCCCGTGCCACGGGTGGCGGTGGAGTTCCTGGGTGGCGCCGGTGGCGGCCTCATCGCGGGCTCCCTGGGCCTCATCACGGGCTTCTTCGTGGGTGCGTCCACGGTGGGCTGCGACGAGTGCAGCATCGTCGCGGGCGTCGGTGGATTGACGGGGGTCGTGGTGGGCATCCCGGCCGGGACCTGGCTGGGTGGAAAGCTCATGGGCGGCCGGGGCACCTTCCTCGCCACCGCGGGCGGCAGCCTCATCGGCTGGGGCGGCGCGCTGGTCGGCTCCGCCCTGCTGGGCATCGGAGACAACGAACCCGGTGGCGCGGTGTTCCTGCTGCTGCTCCCCGTGGTGGGCGCCGTGGCGGGCTATGAGCTGTCATCGCCGGGGGAGGAGCGCCCCGCGCTCACGCGCAAGGCCCCGAGCACGTTCCAGGTGGTCCCCGTCGCCGGGATGGGCGAACGCGGACCTCGCCTGGGCCTCGCCGGAAGCTTCTGA
- a CDS encoding cytochrome c/FTR1 family iron permease: MTRAASLLLFLLLALPIASRADDGASEERTWHRLIGILQYLEADYPLAIESQSAFELAEQKSFAAEAVDAARGLGPAAAAFLPRVQDIQARVDKGEDPDGVSRDCGELVENLVTAGGLARSPRRPPDLALGQSLFATNCAACHGADGSANVAIAANMEPAPANFQDAELMEGLTPYKAFNTTSFGVPGTAMPAYPTLSEEERWSLAFYVFTMRLPECEGTPPRVSLERLANATDADLVKEFGQEHLACLRRKMLDADEERSLLAARENVQQAMRLGAAGDIAGAKAALLDGYLNGVEPVEPKLSARDSALTLKIEQGFLKARMAAERGSPHLQDEGRELLALLDQARRDSGTTASLLSTMWLTLLILLREGFEATIIVAALLAALRKMKATEHARVVHFGWISALIVGALSYVLGRHLLAGAQREWMEGIAALAAVGMLVYAALWLNARSNISQFMGELREKMQGALGRGSMLGLFLIAFTAVLRESFETAIFLQGLALDSPQGVAWGALAGAVAMVVMVLFINRLGYRLPMKTLFNASTVILVLTAVMLLGKGLHSLQEVGALPLAPVPFITVDMLGIYPDALSLVPQLLLGGIPLAVVLLRRKGRTQPVSEASAG, translated from the coding sequence ATGACTCGCGCCGCCTCGCTGCTGCTGTTCCTCCTGCTTGCCCTGCCTATCGCGTCCCGCGCGGACGACGGCGCCTCCGAGGAACGCACGTGGCACCGGCTCATCGGCATCCTCCAGTACCTGGAGGCGGACTATCCGCTCGCCATCGAGTCGCAGTCCGCGTTCGAGTTGGCGGAGCAGAAGAGCTTCGCGGCGGAGGCGGTGGACGCGGCGCGCGGCCTGGGCCCCGCGGCGGCGGCCTTCCTGCCGCGCGTGCAGGACATCCAGGCCCGCGTGGACAAGGGCGAGGACCCTGACGGCGTCAGCCGCGACTGCGGTGAGCTGGTGGAGAACCTCGTCACGGCCGGAGGGCTGGCCCGCAGCCCACGCCGCCCGCCGGACCTGGCGCTGGGCCAGTCGCTGTTCGCCACCAACTGCGCCGCGTGCCATGGCGCCGACGGCAGCGCGAACGTGGCCATCGCCGCCAACATGGAGCCGGCGCCCGCCAACTTCCAGGACGCGGAGCTGATGGAAGGCCTCACGCCCTACAAGGCCTTCAACACCACCAGCTTCGGCGTGCCCGGCACCGCGATGCCGGCCTACCCCACCCTGTCCGAGGAGGAGCGCTGGTCGCTGGCCTTCTACGTCTTCACCATGCGCCTGCCCGAGTGCGAGGGCACGCCGCCGCGCGTCTCCCTGGAGCGGCTGGCCAACGCCACCGACGCGGACCTGGTGAAGGAGTTCGGTCAGGAGCACCTCGCCTGTCTGCGCCGGAAGATGCTGGACGCGGACGAGGAGCGCTCGCTGCTCGCCGCCCGGGAGAACGTGCAGCAGGCCATGCGCCTGGGCGCCGCGGGTGACATCGCGGGCGCGAAGGCGGCCCTGCTGGACGGCTACCTCAACGGCGTGGAGCCGGTGGAGCCGAAGCTCAGCGCGCGCGACTCGGCGTTGACGCTGAAAATCGAGCAGGGCTTCCTCAAGGCCCGCATGGCGGCGGAGCGCGGCAGCCCGCACCTCCAGGACGAGGGCCGGGAGCTGCTGGCCCTGCTGGACCAGGCGCGGCGTGACTCGGGCACCACCGCGAGCCTGCTGTCCACGATGTGGCTGACGCTGCTCATCCTGCTGCGCGAGGGCTTCGAGGCGACCATCATCGTCGCGGCGCTGCTGGCCGCGCTGCGGAAGATGAAGGCCACCGAGCACGCCCGCGTGGTGCACTTCGGATGGATTTCCGCGCTCATCGTCGGCGCGCTGTCCTACGTGCTCGGCCGCCACCTGCTGGCCGGCGCCCAGCGCGAGTGGATGGAAGGCATCGCCGCGCTCGCGGCGGTGGGCATGCTGGTGTACGCGGCGCTGTGGCTCAACGCCCGCTCCAACATCAGCCAGTTCATGGGCGAGCTGCGCGAGAAGATGCAGGGCGCGCTGGGCCGAGGCAGCATGCTGGGCCTGTTCCTCATCGCCTTCACCGCCGTGCTGCGTGAGAGCTTCGAGACAGCCATCTTCCTCCAGGGTCTCGCGCTGGACTCGCCACAGGGCGTGGCCTGGGGCGCGCTCGCGGGCGCGGTGGCCATGGTGGTGATGGTCCTCTTCATCAACCGGCTGGGCTACCGCCTGCCGATGAAGACGCTCTTCAACGCGTCCACCGTCATCCTGGTCCTCACCGCCGTGATGCTGCTGGGCAAGGGCCTCCACTCGCTGCAGGAAGTCGGCGCGCTGCCGCTCGCGCCCGTGCCCTTCATCACCGTGGACATGCTGGGCATCTATCCGGACGCGCTCTCGCTCGTTCCCCAGCTCCTGCTGGGCGGCATCCCGCTGGCCGTCGTGCTGCTGCGCCGCAAGGGCCGTACCCAGCCTGTTTCCGAGGCCTCCGCTGGTTAG
- a CDS encoding dihydrofolate reductase, translating to MKLSAIVAMAANRVIGAGNQLPWRLPADLARFKRITMGHTLVMGRKTYESIGRPLPGRTFIVVTRQRDFAPPGVQVAHSVDEALSVAEASGDSEVFIAGGADLYAQTMDRVQRLYLTRIARDFPGDTWFPDVDLSGWTCVEEEAHPDAEPPHTFLTYER from the coding sequence ATGAAGCTGTCCGCCATCGTCGCCATGGCGGCGAACCGGGTCATCGGCGCGGGCAACCAGCTCCCGTGGCGGCTGCCCGCGGACCTCGCGCGCTTCAAGCGCATCACCATGGGCCACACCCTGGTGATGGGGCGCAAGACGTACGAGTCCATCGGCCGCCCGCTGCCGGGCCGTACCTTCATCGTCGTCACCCGCCAGCGTGACTTCGCGCCCCCGGGTGTCCAGGTGGCACACTCCGTGGACGAAGCGCTCTCCGTGGCGGAAGCCAGCGGTGACTCGGAGGTCTTCATCGCCGGGGGCGCGGACCTCTACGCCCAGACGATGGACCGCGTGCAGCGCCTCTACCTCACGCGCATCGCCCGGGACTTTCCTGGCGACACCTGGTTCCCCGACGTGGACCTGTCGGGTTGGACATGCGTCGAAGAGGAAGCACATCCCGACGCCGAGCCACCCCATACCTTCCTCACGTACGAGCGCTGA
- a CDS encoding thymidylate synthase: MQPYLSLLDHVLHHGVKKGDRTGTGTLSVFGPQLRFDLTQGFPLLTTKKLHTKSILHELLWMLAGDTNVRTLQAQGVTIWDEWANADGSLGPVYGHQWRSWTAPDGGHIDQMKALVEGLKKNPDSRRHIISAWNVADLPSMKLPPCHVLFQFYVANGRLSCQLYQRSADLFLGLPFNIASYSLLTMMVAQVTGLQAHEFIHTVGDAHLYLNHVEQAKTQLSREPRPLPRMRINPEVTDLFAFKYEDFTLEGYDPHPAIKAPVAV; encoded by the coding sequence ATGCAGCCCTATCTGTCCCTGCTCGACCACGTCCTGCACCATGGGGTGAAGAAGGGCGACCGTACCGGCACGGGGACGCTCAGCGTCTTCGGGCCCCAGCTCCGGTTCGACCTCACGCAAGGCTTCCCGCTCCTCACCACGAAGAAGCTGCACACGAAGTCCATCCTCCATGAGCTGCTGTGGATGCTCGCGGGGGACACCAACGTGCGCACACTCCAGGCCCAGGGCGTCACCATCTGGGACGAGTGGGCCAACGCCGACGGCAGCCTCGGCCCCGTGTACGGGCACCAGTGGCGCTCGTGGACGGCGCCCGATGGTGGACACATCGACCAGATGAAGGCGCTGGTGGAGGGGCTGAAGAAGAACCCCGACTCGCGCCGCCACATCATCAGCGCGTGGAACGTGGCGGACCTGCCGTCCATGAAGCTGCCGCCCTGCCATGTCCTCTTCCAGTTCTACGTGGCCAACGGGCGGCTGTCCTGCCAGCTCTATCAGCGCAGCGCGGACCTCTTCCTGGGGCTGCCCTTCAACATCGCCTCGTACTCGCTGCTGACGATGATGGTGGCGCAGGTGACGGGCCTGCAGGCGCACGAGTTCATCCACACCGTGGGTGACGCGCACCTGTACCTGAACCACGTCGAGCAGGCGAAGACGCAGCTGTCGCGCGAACCGCGCCCCCTGCCTCGCATGCGCATCAACCCCGAGGTGACGGACCTCTTCGCCTTCAAGTACGAGGACTTCACGCTCGAAGGCTATGACCCGCACCCCGCCATCAAGGCGCCCGTGGCCGTATGA
- a CDS encoding cob(I)yrinic acid a,c-diamide adenosyltransferase has product MKIYTKSGDAGETGLFGGGRVAKDDVRVDAYGEVDELNATLGLVRSFEGPTDVDALLHRLQDQLFTVGAVLATPEGTKASAHIPELKAEWAEDMERAIDGFEAELPPMTHFILPGGTQAASALHLARTVCRRAERRTVPLLREGKIPKAVVVYLNRLSDLLFVLARVVNHRASVEDVKWIPAKPSK; this is encoded by the coding sequence ATGAAAATCTACACGAAGAGCGGTGATGCCGGAGAGACCGGTCTGTTCGGTGGCGGACGCGTCGCGAAGGACGACGTTCGTGTGGACGCATATGGAGAGGTGGACGAGCTGAACGCGACCCTCGGCCTCGTGCGGAGCTTCGAGGGGCCCACGGACGTGGACGCGCTGCTCCACCGGCTCCAGGACCAGCTCTTCACGGTGGGCGCGGTGCTGGCCACGCCCGAGGGGACCAAGGCCTCGGCGCACATTCCCGAGCTGAAGGCCGAGTGGGCGGAAGACATGGAGCGCGCCATCGATGGCTTCGAAGCGGAGCTGCCGCCGATGACCCACTTCATCCTGCCCGGCGGCACGCAGGCCGCAAGCGCGCTGCACCTGGCGCGCACCGTCTGCCGCCGCGCCGAGCGCCGCACGGTGCCGTTGCTGCGCGAAGGGAAGATTCCGAAGGCGGTGGTCGTCTATCTCAACAGGCTCTCCGACCTGCTCTTCGTCCTGGCACGCGTGGTCAACCACCGTGCGAGCGTGGAAGACGTGAAGTGGATTCCGGCGAAGCCCTCGAAGTAG